Proteins from a genomic interval of Salinarchaeum sp. Harcht-Bsk1:
- a CDS encoding rhomboid family intramembrane serine protease: MIGESDFYRRHPLTTAMFVLCLALYPFILLSIVLWGIDTVAYWFIFSPGLTPEPSWILSLFAHVSPAHLFVNVGALLLLGSYLEERIPRTHLFLVFIATGLGSGLLHANLTGTTGAGASGAILGWGGLYSVYFLSREWTGEATDRWEAFRFAIAVALPFAVAAEFVLGSLTGLTTANHAHLWGMVLGLLIGWPYLRWIQ, from the coding sequence ATGATCGGGGAGTCGGACTTCTATAGAAGACATCCCCTCACGACGGCGATGTTCGTTCTCTGCCTGGCCCTCTACCCCTTCATTCTCCTCTCGATCGTGCTCTGGGGCATCGACACTGTCGCGTACTGGTTCATATTCTCCCCAGGGCTGACCCCGGAACCGTCCTGGATTCTCTCCCTCTTCGCCCACGTCTCGCCGGCGCATCTGTTCGTGAACGTGGGCGCGCTCCTCTTGCTGGGCTCGTATCTGGAGGAGCGAATCCCGAGAACGCATCTGTTCCTGGTCTTCATCGCCACTGGGTTGGGAAGCGGACTCCTGCACGCCAACCTCACAGGCACCACGGGCGCTGGCGCGAGCGGCGCGATCCTGGGCTGGGGCGGCCTCTACAGCGTGTATTTTCTCTCACGGGAGTGGACTGGTGAGGCGACGGATCGGTGGGAAGCATTCCGATTCGCGATTGCCGTCGCGCTTCCGTTCGCCGTCGCTGCGGAATTCGTGCTCGGATCGCTGACTGGGCTCACCACTGCGAATCACGCCCACCTGTGGGGAATGGTACTCGGCCTGCTGATCGGGTGGCCCTATCTTCGCTGGATCCAGTGA